The DNA region CGAGGCGATCCTGGCGCTCGACGATGAGGCTTTGCGTGCCTGCGGCTTCTCCCGCCAGAAGATCGGCTATGCCCGCGGCCTCGCCGAGGCGGCGGCGGGCGGCCTGCTCGATTTCGACATCATCCATGACCTGCCCGACGAGGAGGCGATCGCCCGGCTCGTCGCGCTGAAGGGCATCGGCCGCTGGAGCGCCGAGGTCTATCTGATGGCCGCGCTCGACCGGCCGGATATCTGGCCGGTCGGCGATCTGGCGATCCAGCTCGGCGTCCAGCGGCTGAAGGGCTGGGCGGACAGGCCGACGGCCAAACAGCTGATCGAGGTGGCGGAGCCTTGGCGGCCATACCGTTCGCTGGCCGCCAGGCTGGTCTGGCATCATTACGTGGCGCTTCAGGAGCAGGCGAGGGCGGCGCGCAAGGCCCGCCCGTGAGAGCCTTCACCCCGCCAGCACCGGCAGCCGCCATCCCGCCAGCGTGATCTCCACCGGCAGCCGCGCCAGCACATCGCCGTCGCCCTGCACCGCGTCGGCGAACAGCCCGTCGCCTGCCGGCCCCTCGATCCGCACGCGCTTGGCCGTCACCACCCGGTAATCCGGGAAATGGGCCAGCCGTCCGCCGGTGACGCCCCAGACATAGCGCAGCGCGTTCAACCGCCCGCCGCGCGGGAACAGGCAGACATGCAGTTCCGGCTCGGTCAGCCGGGCATCGGGCGCGCAGACGAACCGGCCGCCGTAGAAATGTCCCTTGGCGACGATCACCGACGCCACCTCCTGCGCTTCGCCGTCGTCGAGCGTGACGAGATAGCGGTGGTCGGGCCGGGTCGCCAGCTGGACCAGCGTTTCCGCCACATAGGCGCCCTTGCCGATCAGCCGCTTCACCTGTGGATCGACCTGCTCCACCACCCGGGCGTCCAGCCCGACCCCGGCCATCATCGAAAAGATGCGGCCATTGGCCTGGGCCGGCCAGATCACCGCCCGCCGCCCGCCGGCGATCGCCGCGGCGATGGCGTCCGCATCGGTGCCCAGCCCCAGTTCGGCGGCCAGCACATTGGCGGTCCCCATCGGCACGATGCCGAGCGGCAGCGGCCGCCCCGCTTCCGCATGGATCGCCAAGCCGTTGATGACCTCGTTGATGGTGCCGTCGCCGCCGGCGGCGATCACGGCATCGACGCTGGCGGGATCGGCGGCGCGGGCGAACTCCTCGGCATCGCCGCGCTTGCCGGTCGGCTTGACGGCGACGCTCAGCCCACGGGCCTCCAGCCGGGCGACCACGGCGCGCAGCCGCCGCGCCCGCCGGCCGCCGGCCGTCGGATTGTGGATCACCAGAAGCCGCCGTACCTTGATCGCCGCATCGCCGCCATGGCCGCCATCGCCGGCGTCGATCGCCGGACCTTCATCCATCAGCACCGTGTCACGCACCGATTCGCTCTCCCTGACCGGCGCATGGGGCGCCTTCTGTTGCGGAATTTTGAAGGATTTGCGGCTCTGTCATTTCGGTAAAAAATCAATGCTGTGACAGCGCGCGAAATTGCTGTGACGAATAGGTGCGGTCATCTCAAATGATTGTCAAGGTAGGTGCTTTCCTTTATACCGCAGTTGTCTTGATGGCCACCGGTCATGGCGACGACGGAGCGGAAGATGGACGCCGTCCCAGCGGTCAAGCGTTACCGCAGCATTTGGATATCCGACGTTCATCTGGGAACGCGCGGTTGTCAGGCGGAACTGCTTCTGGATTTCCTGAAGCACACCGAATCGGATCACCTGTTTCTTGTCGGCGATATCGTCGACGGCTGGCGGTTGAAGAAAAGCTGGTACTGGCCGCAGGCGCACAATGACGTGGTGCAGAAGATCATGCGCCGCGCCCGCAAGGGGGTGGAGGTCTATTACATCCCCGGCAACCATGACGAGGCGGCGCGCGACTATGTCGGGCTGCAATTCGGCGGGGTGCAGGTGGTGGATGAATGGATCCACACCACCGCCGACGGCAAGCGGCTGCTGATCACCCATGGCGACAAGTTCGACGCTGTGGTGCGCTATGCCAAATGGCTGGCCCTGCTGGGCGACCATGCCTATGTCGCGCTGCTTCAGGTCAACACCGCCTTTAATTGGATTCGCCGCAAGCTCGGCTTCAATTACTGGTCACTGTCGGCCTACCTGAAGCACAAGGCGAAGACCGCCGTCGAATTCATCGGCAAATATGAAGAGGCGCTGGGCGAGGAAGCCCGCCGGCGCAAGGTCGACGGCGTCGTCTGCGGCCACATCCACACCGCCGAGATGCGTGACATCGAAGGAATCCTCTATTGCAACGACGGCGATTGGGTCGAGTCCTGCACCGCCTTGGTCGAGCACGACAATGGCGCGCTGGAGATCATCCATTGGGCGGAGGTCATGGCCCGGCGGGTGCCGGCCACCAGCCCCGGCACGGACAAGATCACGGCGAAGGAACGGGAAGCGGCGTGAACATCCTGATCGTCAGCGACGCGTGGCACCCGCAGGTGAACGGCGTCGTGCGCACCATCGGCACCGTCCGCCAGGAACTGGAGGCGATGGGCCATTCCGTCGAGGTGATCGGCCCCGACCGTTTCCGCACCCTGCCGATGCCGACATATCCGGAAATCCGGCTGGCGTTGGGGGCCAAGCGCCGGCTGTGGGCGATGATCGAGGGCATGCGCCCCGACTGCATCCACATCGCCACCGAAGGGCCGCTGGGTTTCGCGGCGCGGGCCTATTGCCTGAAGCATGGCAAGCCCTTCACCACCGCCTACCACACCCGCTTCCCCGAATATGTGCGCGACCGCGCGCCGATTCCGCTGGCCCTGTCCTACGCGGTGGTCCGCCGGTTCCACAAGCCGTCCTCGGCGGTGATGGTGGCGACCCAGACCATCGAGGACGCGCTGAAGGGCCGCGGCTTCACCAACATCCGCCGCTGGACCCGCGGCGTCGACACCGAGCTGTTCCATCCCCGCGACAAGGGCTTCCTCGACCTGCCGCGCCCGGTGTCGATGTATGTCGGCCGCGTCGCGGTGGAAAAGAACCTGGAGGATTTCCTGCGCCTCGACCTGCCCGGCACCAAGGTGGTGGTCGGCGACGGTCCGGCGCGGGAGGACCTGCAACGCAAATACCCCGGCGTCCATTGGGTCGGCGCCAAGCATGGCGAGGATCTCGCCAGGCATTACGCCGCCGCCGACGTCTTCGTCTTCCCGTCGCGCACCGACACCTTCGGGTTGGTCCTGCTGGAGGCGCTGGCCTCGGGCGTGCCGGTGGCCGCATATCCGGTGCCGGGGCCGCTCGATGTGGTGAACGGTTCGGGCGCCGGCTGCCTGGACGAGGATCTGAAGCGGGCGGTCGAAGGCGCGCTGACGATTTCCGGCGAGAAGTGCCGCGACTATGCGCTGGGCTATTCCTGGCGGAGGTCGGCCGAACAGTTCCTGTCGAACCTGCGGCCCTTCACCTGACCGCTTCCGGCCGGCGCGGTTCCGCCGTGCGGTTTCAGCCGGCGCGGTCTCCGGCGAGCGGCGGCGTTTCCCGCCGCCGCTGCCCGACACCGCCGCCGTTCCTCAGGCGTTGGCGCAGCAGCAGGCGCGTGCGTGCCCGCGCGTCGTCCACCAGCGGGACGATCGCCAGCAGCACCAGGAAGCCGGCCAGCGGGACGGTGCTGATATAGCCGACATATTTGAAGCCGGCCGCGCCGATGACGCCGCCGCCGCAGAAGGCGGTCAGCAGGGCGAACAGCACGCCCAGACGCGGCCAGTTCGCGTGCACCGGCTGGTAGCGCGCCGATTCCTTGCCGAGATTGATGTAGACCAGCTTGCCCAGCTCGATCCCGATGTCGGTGACGACGCCGGTCATGTGGGTGGTGCGGATCTCCGCGTTGGAGACCTTGGTGATGATGGCGTTCTGCAACCCCATGATGAAGCACAGCAGCAGAACCGTCGCCGGGGTGAACAGCGCCCGGTGTTCGTCCAGGCTGTTGCCGAGAAACCCGAATCCCAGCAGCAGCAACGCCTCCCAGAACAGCGGGTAGGCATAGGCGCTGTGCATGCGGTGATGCCGGCCCCAGCTGATGAGGATCGTCGAATAGGCGGCGCCCGAGGCGAAGGACGCCACCGACGCCAGCCCGGTCGCCAGCGCCACGAGATTCCCCAGCACCAGATTGTCGGCGATGGACGAGACGATGCCGGACATGTGCGAGGTGTATTGCAGAACCGCCAGCAGCCCGCCCGCGTTGATCGCCCCGGCGACGAAGGCCAGCGACACGCCGAGATGGATGTTGGCGCGTCTGGTTCGCTTGGTCTCCGAGATCGAACGGAGAAATGAGACCGGCATGCTGCACCGTGGGACGGAGGGTTGCAAACCAGGATAGCGGATGGACGGGGCCGGGGACAATGCGGCGGGGTGGCGGCAGGGATGCCGAGACGGCGTGGATTGAAGCGGTGGGCGCGGCTGTTCGTTCCCCTTGGTCCGGTTCGCGCTTCATGGTTCCTTCGTCGGGCCTGCGCCACTCCATCGCACCGGCCCCTGTTATGAAGCGGTGGCCGCGTGCTAAGGTGCCGCCGGGCGCGCGGCCGGTGGTCCGTATCGGGGGGACCGGCGACGCGCCCGTTGTCGTATGTTTCCAGTTCCGGACCTTGATGCTGCATTCCCTCTACCGTGGCCTGACGAGCGTTGCCGGGCCGGCGGTGCGCTTTTATCTCGACCGCCGCCGTGCCGTCGGCAAGGAAGACCCCGCGCGCCAGCCGGAGCGGTTGGGCACGGCGTCCCGCGTCCGGCCCGACGGCCCGCTCGCCTGGGTCCATGCCGCCAGCGTGGGAGAGGCCAATTCGGTCCTGGTCCTGATCGGGCGGTTGTTGGACGAGGCTCCCGACCTGACCGTGCTGATGACCACCGGCACCGTCACCTCGGCCGAGCTGATGGGCCGGCGTCTGCCGGCGCGGGCGATCCATCAATATGTGCCGGTCGATCTGCCGGATGCCGTCGACCGCTTCCTCGATCATTGGCGGCCCGACGCCGTGCTGTGGACGGAATCGGAGATCTGGCCGAACCTGCTGTCGGGCATCCGCGACCGCTCCATCCCGGCCGCCCTGGTCAACGCCCGCATGTCCGAACGCAGCTTTTCCCGCTGGCGCAACGCGCCGGGTCTGATCGGCGGCCTGTTGTCCACCTTCCAGGTCACGCTGGCGCAGACCGAAGGCGATGCGGACCGGCTGCGCCGGCTGGGTGCCACCGGCGTCGCCAGCGTCGGCAACCTGAAATTCTCCGCCGAGCCGCCGCCCGCCGCGGCCGACGCGATGGATCCGCTGCGGGCGGCGCTGGCCGGACGGCCGGTCTGGCTGCTCGCCAGTTCCCATCCCGGCGAGGACGGGATCGCCGCGGCGGTGCATGCGGCGCTGGCGCCGGCACTGCCCGGCCTGCTGACCGTCATCGCCCCGCGCCATGCCCATCGCGGCGACGCCATCGCCGAGCTGATGCGGGCGCGCGGGCTGCCGGTGCGGCAACGGACGGCCGGGCATTTGCTGCCGGGGCCGGAGCATGCCGTCTATGTCGCCGACACGATGGGGGAGCTGGGGCTGTTCTACCGCGCCGCGCCGGTGGTGTGCATGGGCGGCTCCTTCATTCCCCATGGCGGGCAGAATCCGGTCGAGCCGGCGCAGCTCGGCTGCGCCGTGCTCTATGGTCCGCACATGTTCAATTTCGGCGAGATCACCCACATGCTGGAGGCGGCCGGCGGCGCCTTGCCGGTGGCGGACGGCGACGCCCTGATCCGCGAGACCCGCCGGCTGCTGACCGACGATCGGGCGCGCGACCGCGTCGTCGCCGGCGCCGCGCGGGTGACGGCCGACAACCGGCGGATCATCGACCGGGCGTTGAGCGCGCTGGCCCCGGTGCTGGGCGCGGCCGGCATCGGCACCGCCGCCTGACGGGACGCCCAGCCGTGAAGACCCCCGCCTTCTGGTACCGGCCGCCCGGTCTGGCCTCCGCCCTGCTGGCGCCGCTGGGGGCGCTCTACGGTCTGGCTGGCCGGCGGCGCATCGCCGGAACCGTGCCGCGCCGGATCGGCGCGCCGGTGGTCTGCGTCGGCAATCTGGTGG from Azospirillum sp. B510 includes:
- a CDS encoding DNA-3-methyladenine glycosylase family protein — translated: MSIAYLAALDPIFAECLRVGGPVIRDFVRPTGFVGLLRMVMEQQLSTKVALALWAKLQERVGGPVTPEAILALDDEALRACGFSRQKIGYARGLAEAAAGGLLDFDIIHDLPDEEAIARLVALKGIGRWSAEVYLMAALDRPDIWPVGDLAIQLGVQRLKGWADRPTAKQLIEVAEPWRPYRSLAARLVWHHYVALQEQARAARKARP
- a CDS encoding diacylglycerol/lipid kinase family protein, producing the protein MRDTVLMDEGPAIDAGDGGHGGDAAIKVRRLLVIHNPTAGGRRARRLRAVVARLEARGLSVAVKPTGKRGDAEEFARAADPASVDAVIAAGGDGTINEVINGLAIHAEAGRPLPLGIVPMGTANVLAAELGLGTDADAIAAAIAGGRRAVIWPAQANGRIFSMMAGVGLDARVVEQVDPQVKRLIGKGAYVAETLVQLATRPDHRYLVTLDDGEAQEVASVIVAKGHFYGGRFVCAPDARLTEPELHVCLFPRGGRLNALRYVWGVTGGRLAHFPDYRVVTAKRVRIEGPAGDGLFADAVQGDGDVLARLPVEITLAGWRLPVLAG
- a CDS encoding UDP-2,3-diacylglucosamine diphosphatase, which gives rise to MDAVPAVKRYRSIWISDVHLGTRGCQAELLLDFLKHTESDHLFLVGDIVDGWRLKKSWYWPQAHNDVVQKIMRRARKGVEVYYIPGNHDEAARDYVGLQFGGVQVVDEWIHTTADGKRLLITHGDKFDAVVRYAKWLALLGDHAYVALLQVNTAFNWIRRKLGFNYWSLSAYLKHKAKTAVEFIGKYEEALGEEARRRKVDGVVCGHIHTAEMRDIEGILYCNDGDWVESCTALVEHDNGALEIIHWAEVMARRVPATSPGTDKITAKEREAA
- a CDS encoding glycosyltransferase family 4 protein; translation: MNILIVSDAWHPQVNGVVRTIGTVRQELEAMGHSVEVIGPDRFRTLPMPTYPEIRLALGAKRRLWAMIEGMRPDCIHIATEGPLGFAARAYCLKHGKPFTTAYHTRFPEYVRDRAPIPLALSYAVVRRFHKPSSAVMVATQTIEDALKGRGFTNIRRWTRGVDTELFHPRDKGFLDLPRPVSMYVGRVAVEKNLEDFLRLDLPGTKVVVGDGPAREDLQRKYPGVHWVGAKHGEDLARHYAAADVFVFPSRTDTFGLVLLEALASGVPVAAYPVPGPLDVVNGSGAGCLDEDLKRAVEGALTISGEKCRDYALGYSWRRSAEQFLSNLRPFT
- a CDS encoding YoaK family protein; protein product: MPVSFLRSISETKRTRRANIHLGVSLAFVAGAINAGGLLAVLQYTSHMSGIVSSIADNLVLGNLVALATGLASVASFASGAAYSTILISWGRHHRMHSAYAYPLFWEALLLLGFGFLGNSLDEHRALFTPATVLLLCFIMGLQNAIITKVSNAEIRTTHMTGVVTDIGIELGKLVYINLGKESARYQPVHANWPRLGVLFALLTAFCGGGVIGAAGFKYVGYISTVPLAGFLVLLAIVPLVDDARARTRLLLRQRLRNGGGVGQRRRETPPLAGDRAG
- a CDS encoding 3-deoxy-D-manno-octulosonic acid transferase — protein: MLHSLYRGLTSVAGPAVRFYLDRRRAVGKEDPARQPERLGTASRVRPDGPLAWVHAASVGEANSVLVLIGRLLDEAPDLTVLMTTGTVTSAELMGRRLPARAIHQYVPVDLPDAVDRFLDHWRPDAVLWTESEIWPNLLSGIRDRSIPAALVNARMSERSFSRWRNAPGLIGGLLSTFQVTLAQTEGDADRLRRLGATGVASVGNLKFSAEPPPAAADAMDPLRAALAGRPVWLLASSHPGEDGIAAAVHAALAPALPGLLTVIAPRHAHRGDAIAELMRARGLPVRQRTAGHLLPGPEHAVYVADTMGELGLFYRAAPVVCMGGSFIPHGGQNPVEPAQLGCAVLYGPHMFNFGEITHMLEAAGGALPVADGDALIRETRRLLTDDRARDRVVAGAARVTADNRRIIDRALSALAPVLGAAGIGTAA